The following are encoded in a window of Tessaracoccus flavescens genomic DNA:
- the deoC gene encoding deoxyribose-phosphate aldolase has product MEITRSALAQMIDHTLLKPDATHGQVSALIAEARELGTYSVCVSPSMLPLTDDLGEVKVATVCGFPSGNHTPEAKAFEAAQASKNGADEVDMVINVGLLKEGRADLTEAEIRAVREATTGVLKVIIESAALTDDEIVAACKAAEAAGADFVKTSTGFSPAGGASVHAVELMNETVGGRLGIKASGGIRDYATANAMIEAGATRLGLSSSSAVLDGADGVEVEAEGDY; this is encoded by the coding sequence ATGGAGATCACCCGTTCGGCACTGGCTCAGATGATCGACCACACCCTGCTCAAGCCCGATGCGACGCACGGACAGGTCTCGGCCCTGATCGCGGAGGCGCGCGAGCTCGGCACCTACTCGGTGTGTGTCTCGCCCTCGATGCTTCCGCTCACCGACGACCTCGGCGAGGTGAAGGTGGCGACGGTGTGCGGCTTCCCCTCCGGCAACCACACCCCCGAGGCGAAGGCCTTCGAGGCGGCCCAGGCGTCGAAGAACGGCGCCGACGAGGTGGACATGGTGATCAACGTCGGCCTGCTCAAGGAGGGCCGCGCCGACCTGACCGAGGCGGAGATCCGCGCCGTGCGCGAGGCCACCACCGGAGTGCTGAAGGTGATCATCGAGTCGGCCGCCCTCACCGACGACGAGATCGTCGCGGCCTGCAAGGCTGCGGAGGCCGCAGGAGCCGACTTCGTCAAGACCTCGACCGGGTTCTCGCCCGCCGGCGGCGCCAGCGTGCACGCCGTCGAGCTGATGAACGAGACGGTCGGCGGTCGGCTCGGGATCAAGGCGAGCGGCGGCATCCGCGACTACGCGACGGCCAACGCGATGATCGAGGCGGGCGCGACGCGGCTCGGTCTGTCGAGCAGCTCAGCCGTGCTGGACGGCGCTGACGGCGTCGAGGTCGAGGCAGAGGGCGACTACTGA